The genomic DNA GCCTTAAATTGTTGGCCAGCATCTCTCCATGGACTGCTGCAGGTATAAtgaagaagacaaataattcaGCTCTGTTATGCTGTTGTTGTAAATGCTGATGGATGTAGAGATTGTGGTGAGCCTGGATATTTGTGCAAGAACATATGTGTGGATTATATAGAGATAATTAATGTGCAGACGCATAAACCATATGCCCACACACATGACTGAAAGCTTTAGGTCTATAAACAGATTCTGAGCTGATGCACTATTTACAATGGTTATTGTCATTTATAAATTGGAGATGTGAATTTGCAGGTCAATCAGTGGATGATTTCCTCATTTCAGAGctgaataaatatgttaaaatgaacTGAGAGGAGACTTATTGGAAAGATGTGTTCATCATGTATTTTATAGATGAAAAATTACAAACTGCCTCGGGTAACACAGCTTTCTTGCAGTCTTTCAGCTGTTTGACCAAACTTGTCATCTGGCTCAGTGCCACACTGCTCCCTATGCCTTGTTCCAAGAGGCGGAAGGAGGGGGCAGTGAAGCCCCGCGCATGCGCACGAAGTTGTTTTTCACACAGCCCGTCGCTTAAAGTGAGCTGAGCTCCGAGGGTTTCCTTGTCTTTGACTGGAGACCAACTCGCAGAGAGGCGGACGATAACAGCATCCATTGCTGTTATTCAGCCTTCACACATCTCAATGAACTGCTCGCATAGAAGCCACTGATCGTGCCTACTGCTTTTTGCAGGGCAGAGATACTGATCAGTGTCTAAAAACTGCATCCATTTTTcttatgaaattattttttcaaagactcttttttttttatttctaggTCTCCGTAGCCTAACTCCTTTCCACCATGGTGCTAGGAAAGGTAAAGAGCTTCACAGTAAGCTACGACTGTCTCAATGACAGCAATGTTCCCGTGTTTTCCAGCGGGGACTGCGTCTCAGGGAGGGTGATCATCGAAGTCACCGGAGAAATCCGTGTGAAATCTCTCAAAATCCACGCAAAAGGATTTGCAAAAGTTCGTTGGACTGAATCTAGAAATGCTGGATCCAACACTGCCTACACGCAAAACTACACTGAAGAAGTGGAATATCTAAATCACAAAGACGTTTTGATTGGACATGAGAGAGGTAAGagtttgtgattttctgtgtttttaagcaaAAGTTTTAGAGAAGCTGACtgatgctgtgtgtttgtgtgtgatggtgGAGGATCACTGGAGATGCTGTTATCCTGAATGACACAAACTGGGAAAATAACAACTATAGACATTATTAAGAATATGTAAAGTTAGATAtgctattttttaaaaagacggAGTCAAATGTGGTGTGTGGCAGTGGCAGGTTACAGCTGCATCGTGTTTGTGTCAAGGTGTCAGAATGAATGACAGCCATAGCACAGCTGTGTTTTTCAATGTATTTCGAGTGCAAAAAACGACTATTAGTCATTTTTGAGACACGGGTGACAAAGTAACAACTTGTAATGATGTGTCTGCAGCTTTGTTATAATTTTTTAGCGCATTACTGCATCGTTTAGGGTGTTTCTTTGTGGCTTTTTCTTAAGTTTCCACCCATTGTTCAAAGCGGTTCAATCCTGTTCAGAAAACTGGACCGGGAGAGGGCGGAGTAAAGCGCATACCCCGCCCCTCGCCTCTCCCTAATTGGCTGAGGTGCTCATGTGTGGCCAATGACATCACTGTCTTGCAGAAGAGAAGCAGATAATTCTGCAACTTTTTTAATTAAGGAAACACCTGCACCATATAGTATTACGTTGTCTCCAGTTTGATTATATAAAGTCAGAAAGCTGGCACTTTGTTTCCATTTCACTTGCCTTGAATTTATTCTTCCTCTGCAATATGCACTATGCTTTTCTGCAGGAAAATATGTTGCATTGATTACCTGTATATCtcctgcagcaaaaaaaaaaataagaaagggTATTCACTTTATCCagataatatttaatatgttaaaaGCATATTGTGTGAGCTTTGTTTTAACAGAAGTGTGTTCATTATGCTTTGGGTTAACTTGGTGTTTTCCATCATCTAAACAATGAATGGGCAATAGTGTCAGGTCCACTATTGAGTGCAGCAGGTGAACTAACTGGGCTGTGCCAGCTGTAATTCCAGTTATTGGATATTTTGCAACCTTAAAGCAAATAAAGAAGAGCACTGGTTACTTTTAATTATCAGTTACAATGAAGTGGATAAAGTGTTGCAAATAGCGCCGCGAGCTACGTCACTCGTCGGTAATAACGATTCAATAAAAGATATATAATTTGTCACGAGCAGAGGTTAATAATAAAAGCTTTTGTGTTGTATGGTAGCAGTTGTAGAAACGGTGTTGTAAGTGCAGTAGCTGGTGGTAGGAGCAGGGTTGAGGAGACTGCGGTGCTGCACAGTGAATGCGTAATGAGAGCTGAGCGGCTGTGGGAAGCTGCTCGCACCGGTTTAGGCCGGTCTCCTCCTGCTGGAGTCTGCCGTTTGACTGACAGCTCCGCACTTGTTTACCACACGGCTGCCTGGCTGTTAGGGGGAGGGAGTGCTGAGCTGGCAGACCCGGCCTGTCGACCCAGCTCTTTAAAATGTACTCTGAATGTTGTAAATGAAAAATTACATGTaatcattttcaacatttaaccGAGTGTCCACGCCTAGAAAAATAAACGCGTTTTATTCCGGAGGAAAATAGTAAAACATCTTGGTCCTTGGTAGTGAAACAGATGAATCTGCAGATTAACATTTCTTGTTGTTGTCCCATATAGTCTAGTTCCCGTTCTAGCCTGTGGTTTCTATGTCGCATATGACATAATGGGCTTTCTAGGATGTGGTCTTTGTTCCTCAAATAGCAAAATTTTGCACGTTTTTAGTTTCTggcactaccccccccccccccccaccccccaaaagaATCAACTTCTGTAGTATGCTCTAAATAGTGGACTGCTACTTATCTCTCAATACATAAATTATTTACAGACAGACGTGATTGTAAAATCGACTTTATTCTCTTCTGTCTCCCCCACCCTGTGTTTTTGGTATGACTTTCAGATGCCTTCGTAGAACATTTTATCCAGGTATGGTATACATGTGTTTGGAATATTGTCCTCCTTGTTTTTCAGACGATGACAACTCTGAGGAAGGACTCACCACTATCCATTCAGGAAGACATGAGTATGCATTCAGCCTTGAGCTTCCACAGACGTGAGTGTCTTCATGCCACATTTGAGATTAGATATCATCTGTGTAATAATTCATTTGATTCTATGTGGAGGGGTTTTATGGTTAAATGTAAcctgttccttttttctcttcctcttctgttctgcAGACCTCTGGCTACCTCTTTCGAAGGGAAGCATGGCAGTGTGCGCTATTGGGTAAAGGCAGAACTCCACAGGCCATGGCTCCTGCCCATGAAGACCAAGAAGGAATTTACAGTCTTTGAGCACATTGACATCAACACTCCATTATTGCTGGTGAGCTTTTTGAATATGCCTTTTTGCTGGCAGAGGCATTGCATGAAGGAATATGACTTAACTGTGACTCAGTCTAGACATCGTTTTCCTAATTGTGGGGCAACGTTGGAAAGAACTGGCCTGTTTAATCATTCAGAAATATATGTCTGCAGTTTTGGTTGTCCACCCTGAattgtggaaaaataaatatcGAATGAGCGTGGAAACGAGAAAGTTATCTAGTTTTGACTGATTAGCCAATGAGTAGCTGGAACAGAGCCTGCACGTTAGTAACATCCCAGGGTGACTCCTTAACCTGTCTTTCTATATGAAGGTGGGGGGGAATATTAAGGAACCTTCTCCATTTTTATACTTAAtgcatctctttttttcttcagtcaCCACAGGCCGGCACGAAAGACAAGACGCTTTGCTGTTGGTTCTGCACCTCAGGTCCTATTTCCCTAAGTGCCAAAATTGAAAGGAAGGGATACACCCCAGGTAAGAGTGAGTTAATGATTGGTTATGCAGCTGATAACGTTGTTAGTCAATTATTCACCAGATATCTATCACCTCGTACAGATTCTGGATACATAATGAAActtcatttaattcattttattccCCTTTCCCTCACTCCAACTCTGTAGGAGAGTCGATCCAGATCTTTGCTGAGATTGAGAACTGCTCATCCCGCATGGTGGTGCCAAAGGCAGCCATCTACCAGACTCAAACTTTCTATGCCAAAGGGAAGATGAAGGAGGTCAAGCAGTTGGTGGCCAACCTGAGGGGAGAGTCCCTCTCTTCGGGCAAAACAGAGACCTGGAGCGGCAAGATGCTGAAGAtcccacctgtctcaccctccATTCTGGACTGCAGCATCATCAGAGTGGAGTACTCACTCATGGTAagcacagttttatttttttaacttggGCTACATTCAACTTCTTTTAACCTGCCACCGTAAAGACTGCAATTCACACAGATGTTTCTGCTTTCGTTAGTTCCCTCATGTCCTCATTATCACCATTACTGACCACCATAATCAGTACAGAATCAATATTCCCTAGTATGTCAGCGTGTTTCCTGGTAAAGGACCTGGCTGACTCAGCTAGCATTGCCAAATCTGGGTCCTGGATTGCACCAGGTGTTATCTCCACATGCTAAGAGCATTAGCCCAGAATATCTGTGGTAACACCTGCCTTGAGGGTGCTAATAACCTCTTTACCCTGTGAACAGACAGTCACCAGGCTAGGACTACCTTGCATAAGCAACTGACCTCAAGACATTGACCCACATATTGTTGAACTGATGCACATAGCATAGAATAGATATGTTATTTCACTTCATCCTAAATTGTCAGCTCCAGAGCCCTGAACTACTCCCTTTATACCACAGAATGAATTGCATTATTCTAACCTGCTCTGGTGTCTGTGCTCAGGTATATG from Scomber japonicus isolate fScoJap1 chromosome 9, fScoJap1.pri, whole genome shotgun sequence includes the following:
- the arrdc3a gene encoding arrestin domain-containing protein 3a isoform X2, producing MVYMCLEYCPPCFSDDDNSEEGLTTIHSGRHEYAFSLELPQTPLATSFEGKHGSVRYWVKAELHRPWLLPMKTKKEFTVFEHIDINTPLLLSPQAGTKDKTLCCWFCTSGPISLSAKIERKGYTPGESIQIFAEIENCSSRMVVPKAAIYQTQTFYAKGKMKEVKQLVANLRGESLSSGKTETWSGKMLKIPPVSPSILDCSIIRVEYSLMVYVDIPGAINLSLNLPLVIGTIPLHPFGSRTSSVSSQCSMSWLGMGLPERPEAPPSYAEIVTDEQRQSSLDVPAAREELDGPLFAYIHEFRFQPPPLYSEIDPNPDHASRTEERRLDTCPSR
- the arrdc3a gene encoding arrestin domain-containing protein 3a isoform X1, with product MVLGKVKSFTVSYDCLNDSNVPVFSSGDCVSGRVIIEVTGEIRVKSLKIHAKGFAKVRWTESRNAGSNTAYTQNYTEEVEYLNHKDVLIGHERDDDNSEEGLTTIHSGRHEYAFSLELPQTPLATSFEGKHGSVRYWVKAELHRPWLLPMKTKKEFTVFEHIDINTPLLLSPQAGTKDKTLCCWFCTSGPISLSAKIERKGYTPGESIQIFAEIENCSSRMVVPKAAIYQTQTFYAKGKMKEVKQLVANLRGESLSSGKTETWSGKMLKIPPVSPSILDCSIIRVEYSLMVYVDIPGAINLSLNLPLVIGTIPLHPFGSRTSSVSSQCSMSWLGMGLPERPEAPPSYAEIVTDEQRQSSLDVPAAREELDGPLFAYIHEFRFQPPPLYSEIDPNPDHASRTEERRLDTCPSR